A DNA window from Mucilaginibacter xinganensis contains the following coding sequences:
- a CDS encoding RNA polymerase sigma factor — protein MKKVVVNFSDEELIEALKQQQVSNMAIAFLYRNYYGVLSNYIKLNKGSQQDAEDIFQEVVVNFIEIIKAGKFRSESSIKTFLFTLNRFTWLNELKKRSRTLAREEKYEDDSEVDDRDLSHFLVERESKNMVVAMMDKLGETCRKILLAYYYDNFSMKEILPLVNYENEQVLRNKKYKCLKNLEQILAADPGLSKRFKSALAYGH, from the coding sequence ATGAAAAAAGTCGTGGTGAATTTCTCCGACGAGGAGTTAATTGAAGCACTTAAGCAACAACAAGTTAGCAATATGGCAATAGCATTTCTGTATCGTAATTATTATGGTGTATTAAGCAATTACATAAAACTTAACAAAGGATCACAACAGGATGCGGAAGATATATTTCAGGAAGTGGTTGTAAACTTTATTGAAATTATTAAAGCAGGAAAATTCAGAAGTGAATCGAGTATAAAAACGTTTCTTTTTACCTTAAACAGGTTTACCTGGTTAAATGAACTTAAAAAGAGAAGCCGAACCCTGGCACGGGAAGAGAAATATGAAGATGATTCAGAAGTGGATGACAGGGATCTGAGTCATTTTTTAGTAGAAAGGGAATCAAAAAATATGGTGGTGGCAATGATGGATAAACTCGGCGAAACGTGCCGCAAAATTTTACTGGCATATTACTATGATAATTTTTCGATGAAAGAGATACTTCCACTTGTGAACTATGAAAATGAACAGGTGCTCAGGAATAAGAAATATAAATGTTTGAAAAACCTGGAGCAAATACTCGCAGCCGACCCCGGCTTATCTAAACGATTTAAAAGCGCTTTGGCTTATGGACACTAA
- a CDS encoding CHAD domain-containing protein, with product MKSREERKYFDKEWKTMKAALTAFIENGEQENLHRFRVQVKKLRAFLILLDSLGVDIPLLKHFKPVRLVFKQAGEIRNAYINVKIGKDHQFNTGSFVAEQQLLMKNGTETFKSNGDKNLKAIKFAHKAIKGKIKPVSNLHINLFYQAQLKQIAASLAPLQFDESLHNARKRIKILIYNYKLVYKGLEAGFNEPYLDGVQKSIGDWHDTVLAIDLFSLYEVHNQTAFANLKNQLEKIKSNIIASTVDFYNQATTTVELAVEQLS from the coding sequence ATGAAAAGCAGGGAAGAAAGAAAATATTTTGATAAAGAATGGAAGACCATGAAGGCCGCCTTAACTGCTTTTATTGAAAACGGGGAGCAGGAAAACCTTCATCGTTTTAGGGTACAGGTAAAAAAACTACGTGCATTCCTGATTTTATTGGACAGTTTAGGCGTTGACATCCCACTTCTCAAACATTTTAAACCAGTCAGGCTGGTTTTTAAGCAGGCGGGCGAAATAAGGAACGCCTACATAAATGTCAAAATAGGTAAGGACCATCAATTTAACACCGGAAGTTTTGTTGCAGAACAACAACTACTAATGAAAAATGGTACGGAGACATTTAAATCCAATGGCGATAAAAACCTAAAAGCTATAAAATTTGCGCATAAGGCCATTAAAGGAAAAATAAAACCTGTCAGCAATCTTCATATCAACCTTTTTTACCAGGCCCAGCTAAAACAAATTGCCGCGTCATTAGCACCGCTCCAATTCGACGAGAGCCTTCATAACGCGCGCAAACGGATTAAGATTTTGATATATAACTACAAGCTAGTTTACAAGGGTCTGGAGGCCGGATTTAATGAACCTTACCTGGACGGGGTTCAAAAAAGCATTGGCGATTGGCATGATACCGTATTGGCTATTGATCTTTTTTCACTATACGAAGTGCATAACCAAACAGCATTTGCCAATCTTAAAAATCAGCTTGAAAAAATAAAAAGCAATATAATAGCCAGTACAGTGGATTTTTATAACCAGGCTACAACTACTGTTGAACTTGCTGTAGAGCAATTAAGTTAA
- a CDS encoding FkbM family methyltransferase: protein MKSALKKLFNFFGYELRRIDPFPPGAPQRPVGSMNLLLEDLKARGLNCRSIMDVGAHTGSWSIMAKQIFPEAKFCLIEPQIEMEDNLKLFCSTSNNSTYFIAGAGPVTEKKHLTLWDDFAGSSFLPVEDEAHKAVGRQRMVSMIAIDEIIATNEFEVPELVKLDVQGYELEALKGAGRLFGKTEVFILEASLFSFSDVTGMPIFSEVMNFMLERDYLVYDFAGFSRRPLDGALGQCDICFVKRDGFLRSSNEWN, encoded by the coding sequence ATGAAAAGTGCCTTAAAGAAACTGTTTAATTTCTTTGGATATGAGCTAAGGCGAATTGATCCCTTCCCTCCGGGTGCTCCACAAAGGCCGGTAGGCAGTATGAACCTGTTGCTTGAGGATTTAAAGGCCCGTGGATTAAACTGCAGGTCAATAATGGATGTAGGTGCGCATACCGGTAGTTGGAGCATCATGGCGAAACAAATATTCCCGGAGGCAAAGTTTTGCTTAATTGAACCGCAAATTGAGATGGAGGATAACCTGAAGTTATTTTGCAGTACGTCAAATAACTCAACTTACTTTATTGCAGGTGCCGGGCCTGTAACAGAAAAAAAACATTTAACCCTTTGGGACGATTTTGCAGGCTCTTCTTTTTTACCGGTTGAGGATGAAGCCCACAAAGCGGTCGGACGGCAAAGAATGGTAAGTATGATTGCAATTGACGAGATAATTGCAACTAATGAATTTGAGGTGCCAGAGTTGGTTAAACTTGACGTACAGGGATATGAACTGGAAGCCCTAAAAGGAGCCGGGCGACTTTTTGGTAAAACAGAAGTTTTTATTCTGGAGGCTTCTTTGTTCTCTTTTAGTGATGTTACCGGCATGCCGATTTTTTCGGAAGTGATGAATTTTATGTTGGAAAGAGATTATTTAGTTTACGACTTCGCGGGATTTTCACGAAGACCTTTAGACGGTGCGCTGGGACAGTGCGATATTTGCTTTGTGAAACGGGATGGTTTTTTGAGATCATCAAACGAATGGAATTGA
- a CDS encoding alpha/beta hydrolase translates to MNRRIAIACLLLIALGAKAQQKVIQLYNGAAPGSEKWTYNEKEYGTGSGNALVYNVSHPTLTVYPADPSIATGTAVIVCPGGGFYILAIDSEGIDVAHWLNKKGVTVFVLKYRVARSLTDNPGKELGDNMKKSDFADKIKPIVPFAIADGREAIKYVRAHSADYGIATNRVGIIGFSAGGTVAASSAFNYTAENRPDFAAPIYAYIPHFLQGTVLPDAPPLFIAAATDDQLGLAPHSVDLYSKWLVAKHPAELHIYEKGGHGFGMHKQNIPTDSWIERFGDWLGLQGLLKAAIAK, encoded by the coding sequence ATGAACCGGAGAATTGCCATAGCCTGTTTGCTGCTTATTGCTCTGGGAGCAAAAGCTCAGCAAAAAGTAATTCAGTTGTATAACGGTGCCGCGCCAGGCTCCGAAAAGTGGACGTACAATGAGAAAGAATATGGTACAGGCAGTGGAAACGCGCTGGTGTACAATGTTTCGCACCCTACTTTAACGGTTTATCCTGCCGATCCCTCAATAGCCACGGGTACGGCTGTGATTGTGTGCCCCGGTGGCGGATTTTATATTTTAGCCATAGATTCAGAAGGTATCGACGTTGCGCACTGGCTCAATAAAAAGGGCGTTACAGTTTTTGTGCTTAAATACCGGGTGGCGCGAAGCTTAACAGACAACCCGGGAAAGGAGTTGGGCGACAATATGAAAAAAAGTGACTTTGCAGATAAAATAAAGCCTATAGTTCCCTTTGCTATAGCAGATGGCAGAGAAGCTATTAAATACGTACGTGCGCACTCTGCTGATTATGGCATCGCAACTAACCGTGTCGGAATCATCGGGTTTTCTGCGGGCGGAACAGTTGCGGCCTCAAGTGCCTTTAACTATACAGCGGAAAACCGACCGGATTTTGCGGCTCCAATTTATGCGTATATACCACATTTTCTGCAAGGTACTGTGCTGCCGGATGCGCCTCCCTTGTTCATTGCAGCGGCAACGGACGACCAACTGGGGCTTGCCCCGCACAGCGTTGACCTTTACTCTAAATGGCTGGTGGCAAAACATCCTGCAGAACTACACATTTATGAAAAGGGAGGGCATGGGTTTGGCATGCATAAACAAAATATCCCAACCGATAGCTGGATAGAAAGGTTTGGCGACTGGCTCGGGTTGCAAGGGTTGTTAAAGGCTGCTATTGCGAAATAA
- a CDS encoding class I SAM-dependent methyltransferase — translation MKSYPFSHFPPVPAGQRLGSNENSEMDNLNGCLFRNDAEFDWLYPKKAQLLSLKHWSPLSVAHKAAEFLAEPGARVLDIGSGIGKFCLTAGYHFPASSFYGVEQRLELIDLAEKAKKYTRLSNVNFIHGNITQIHFKEFDHFYFYNSFYENLDPVNQIDDTIELSESLYSYYTQYLYNALYEKPPGTRLVTFHSLEQEIHTSYKLVDFSCDTLLKMWIKQ, via the coding sequence ATGAAAAGTTACCCGTTTTCTCATTTTCCGCCGGTACCGGCCGGGCAACGTTTAGGATCGAATGAAAATTCAGAAATGGATAATTTGAACGGTTGCTTATTCAGGAACGATGCAGAATTTGACTGGCTGTATCCAAAAAAAGCACAATTATTATCCCTTAAACATTGGTCTCCCCTTTCTGTGGCCCACAAGGCAGCTGAATTTTTAGCCGAACCCGGTGCCAGGGTGCTTGACATTGGTAGCGGAATTGGTAAATTTTGCCTTACGGCGGGCTATCACTTTCCGGCCAGTTCTTTTTACGGAGTGGAGCAGCGGCTGGAATTAATTGATTTGGCAGAAAAAGCAAAAAAATACACCAGGCTGTCAAACGTAAATTTTATTCACGGCAACATTACCCAGATACATTTTAAAGAATTTGATCATTTTTATTTTTACAATTCCTTTTACGAAAATCTTGATCCGGTAAATCAAATTGATGATACCATAGAGTTATCCGAAAGCTTATATTCTTATTATACGCAATACCTTTACAACGCCCTATATGAAAAACCACCGGGAACCAGGCTGGTTACTTTTCATAGCCTGGAGCAGGAGATACACACGAGTTATAAACTGGTAGATTTTTCATGTGATACACTGCTAAAAATGTGGATCAAGCAATAA
- a CDS encoding CYTH domain-containing protein: MGVEIERKFLVDHAMWQKLDKPPGVHYQQGYIVSDENCTVRIRVTDAHGFITLKGRTSGITRSEYEYEIPVADGLEMLKKFAKNGTEKIRYRIPLGGFTWEVDEFLSDNEGLLIAEIELKSENDKFEKPEWITRDVTDDMRYANSNLATLPYREWPENK, translated from the coding sequence ATGGGTGTAGAAATTGAAAGAAAGTTTTTGGTAGATCATGCGATGTGGCAAAAACTTGACAAGCCGCCGGGCGTACATTACCAGCAGGGATATATTGTAAGTGATGAGAATTGCACTGTAAGGATAAGGGTGACGGACGCCCATGGCTTTATAACCTTAAAGGGCCGGACCAGCGGCATTACCCGCAGTGAATATGAATATGAGATCCCTGTTGCTGATGGGCTTGAAATGCTGAAAAAATTCGCTAAAAACGGCACAGAAAAAATTCGTTACCGCATACCTTTAGGTGGCTTTACGTGGGAGGTAGATGAATTTTTGAGCGATAATGAAGGCCTGTTAATTGCCGAGATAGAGCTCAAAAGTGAAAATGACAAATTCGAAAAACCAGAATGGATAACCAGGGATGTTACAGATGACATGCGCTATGCAAACTCAAACCTCGCCACTTTGCCTTACCGTGAATGGCCGGAAAATAAATAA
- a CDS encoding SulP family inorganic anion transporter: MFKPKLVDVLRNYTKERFLKDMVAGVIVGIVALPLAIAFAIASGVSPEKGIFTAIIAGFIISALGGSRVQIGGPTGAFIVIVYGIVQQFGISGLVIATFMAGIILIIMGIAKLGSAIKFIPYPLIIGFTTGIAVIIFSSEMKDFFGLKMGAVPADFISKWMAYGLHLSSANIYAVVIGAFTLLVVFLWPKVTHKVPGSLIAIIITTLAVYFFKIPVETIGSRFGVISSSLPHPVIPQVSFTTVQQLIRPAFTIALLGSIESLLSAVVADGMIGGNHRSNTELIAQGVANMVSSIFGGIPATGAIARTATNIKNGGRSPVAGIIHAVTLLIIMLFAGKWAALIPMATLAGILIVVAWNMSEIENFMDVLKGSKSDAAVLLTTFGLTVLVDLTVAIEIGIILAAFLFMRKMMQSSSVQQAVFSPEHLHDEQPDLPDIPEGIDVFEINGPLFFGAAYKFKDAMRVLEDPAQVLIIRMKNVPIIDATGIRVLKEVNKDIKRKGTKLILSEIDSVQVTEELKKARLLFQIGKGNIKDTFEKALIRANEILLSKNNI; encoded by the coding sequence ATGTTTAAACCAAAGTTAGTTGACGTTTTAAGAAATTATACAAAAGAGCGGTTTCTTAAAGACATGGTCGCTGGGGTGATCGTTGGAATTGTTGCTTTACCACTGGCTATTGCGTTTGCCATAGCCTCTGGTGTTTCGCCGGAAAAAGGGATCTTCACGGCCATTATTGCCGGATTTATCATATCAGCCTTGGGGGGCAGCCGCGTACAAATAGGTGGGCCAACGGGCGCATTCATAGTTATAGTTTACGGTATTGTTCAGCAATTTGGCATTAGCGGCTTAGTTATAGCCACTTTTATGGCAGGCATTATATTGATAATTATGGGCATTGCCAAATTAGGGAGTGCTATAAAATTCATACCATACCCACTCATTATTGGCTTTACCACAGGAATAGCCGTGATCATTTTTTCATCTGAAATGAAAGATTTTTTCGGGCTAAAAATGGGGGCTGTTCCAGCTGATTTTATTAGCAAGTGGATGGCTTATGGGCTGCACCTGTCTTCTGCCAACATATATGCAGTAGTAATTGGGGCATTTACCTTGCTGGTTGTTTTTTTATGGCCAAAAGTAACGCATAAGGTCCCGGGATCGTTAATAGCGATTATAATTACAACGCTTGCTGTTTATTTTTTTAAAATCCCCGTTGAAACTATTGGCAGCCGCTTTGGGGTTATTTCGTCATCGTTGCCGCACCCGGTAATTCCGCAGGTAAGCTTCACTACGGTTCAGCAACTAATAAGGCCGGCTTTCACCATAGCGCTGCTTGGCAGTATAGAATCATTATTGTCGGCTGTGGTAGCGGATGGAATGATCGGCGGAAACCACCGGTCAAACACAGAACTTATAGCGCAGGGAGTTGCAAATATGGTTTCTTCCATATTCGGCGGAATTCCAGCAACGGGCGCTATCGCACGCACTGCTACCAACATTAAAAATGGTGGACGCTCGCCTGTTGCCGGAATAATTCATGCAGTTACGTTGCTCATCATTATGCTTTTTGCAGGTAAATGGGCTGCTCTTATACCAATGGCGACCCTTGCAGGGATACTTATTGTGGTGGCCTGGAATATGAGCGAAATAGAAAACTTTATGGATGTGCTAAAAGGCTCGAAAAGTGACGCCGCTGTTTTGCTGACAACATTTGGACTTACCGTGCTTGTTGACCTTACCGTGGCAATAGAGATAGGGATTATATTGGCTGCGTTTTTATTTATGCGAAAAATGATGCAAAGCAGTTCGGTACAGCAAGCCGTTTTTTCGCCGGAGCATTTGCATGACGAACAACCTGACCTGCCAGATATTCCGGAAGGGATTGATGTGTTTGAGATAAACGGGCCTTTATTTTTTGGTGCGGCTTATAAATTTAAAGATGCAATGAGAGTATTGGAAGATCCGGCGCAGGTATTGATCATCAGGATGAAGAATGTCCCTATTATTGATGCCACCGGCATCAGGGTATTGAAAGAAGTTAATAAAGACATAAAAAGAAAGGGCACAAAACTAATCCTTTCCGAAATTGACAGTGTCCAGGTTACAGAGGAATTAAAAAAGGCAAGGCTGTTATTTCAGATCGGGAAAGGTAACATAAAGGATACTTTTGAAAAAGCGCTAATACGTGCAAATGAAATTTTGTTAAGTAAAAACAACATTTAG
- a CDS encoding CHAT domain-containing protein encodes MYLDRFFRYALPGIFFCSFQVFAQTKPQYKLIFNTAEKLANTENHTDETDEQAFANYKKVITLLTTTHLDDAFLLKAYITTGAFLQVLDRQKEAIPYFKKSFALKNNISGVNDSALFKPLVYCGNSYYKLDKPDSADYYYKKAESVAESYPQVSELERLYNTLGVIAYATGNYKKSTTYYEKAITTLLGHSAYDKSLLVTYKSNLATAYRKLKRYNEALKIYRELLLYKVETDNLFHNIGSVYLALGDGKTAVTYLKRVKPLNQKLLNDLARAYFIQNDFNSAALKLREAAEMNARLNGSHKNSDYGITLKYSADLFMQKNDLPAALQQYQLAVNNLQFDFNSQNIYINPSDFNSVFYTADLLETLLAKATAFKLLYTQSHHTRDLEAALQTYLSFYKLADHIQRFYETDDARLLISDKKYTSHQQPIDICLQLFSLTKNEKYIKLAFFLDEENKGNTLSLNLEESKLKAAGNVSKQLLQQERNLKERITRELLKASAQSDSVTLANLKNRVNDYTIQLVKVQQKINQQTGLNKLKHPDEANDIEALQKIIPGRSAILSYHIGNADLVCFVITSAGLHFVSTPLPAGFISLVNKAFKQAQYRNGNNNKEMRNIAQTLYRQLIKPAEALLDGKENLMIIPDDELNYLPFEILAGDSGELLLKKYTVTYNYSCNVLLSGSNAGLAADATRLGIAPFNDKVITNGQNVNEWVQLSASKQEVEALNGVSFYNKQATKQMFLKQAPNFNIIHLATHAYANDKDPNQSFISFYPSQPDSAFSYKLYLPEIYNLKLDKTRLVILSACESGSGELVKGEGLMSIARAFSYSGCNNIITSMWKADDASTAYISAKLHYYLQKGYSIAAALQQAKLDYLGDDTISDGKKLTGYWAHLRLTGSFEKQDDKQYLTVVISALILLAGALMVLKSRSRFKRPRPN; translated from the coding sequence ATGTATCTGGACAGGTTTTTTCGTTACGCTTTACCGGGAATTTTTTTTTGCAGTTTCCAGGTATTCGCTCAAACAAAGCCTCAATATAAGCTGATATTTAATACAGCCGAAAAACTCGCCAATACCGAAAATCATACGGATGAAACAGATGAACAGGCATTTGCGAATTATAAAAAGGTAATAACCTTATTGACTACCACCCACCTCGATGATGCTTTTCTGTTAAAGGCATATATAACTACTGGTGCCTTTCTGCAGGTACTTGATCGCCAAAAAGAAGCAATCCCCTATTTCAAAAAATCATTTGCACTAAAAAATAATATTTCCGGGGTAAATGACTCTGCACTGTTTAAACCCCTGGTATATTGCGGTAACAGTTATTACAAATTGGACAAGCCTGACTCTGCTGATTATTATTATAAAAAAGCAGAAAGTGTTGCAGAAAGCTATCCGCAGGTAAGCGAACTTGAAAGGCTTTACAATACGCTGGGGGTAATTGCTTATGCAACCGGAAACTATAAAAAAAGTACGACCTATTACGAAAAGGCTATTACCACGCTCCTCGGTCATTCAGCTTATGATAAGTCGTTACTGGTAACTTATAAAAGTAACCTGGCCACGGCCTACAGGAAATTAAAAAGGTATAATGAAGCATTAAAAATATACCGTGAGCTTTTGCTTTACAAGGTTGAAACCGATAACCTGTTTCATAATATCGGCTCCGTTTACCTGGCTTTGGGGGATGGAAAAACTGCTGTAACTTATTTAAAAAGGGTTAAGCCCTTAAACCAAAAATTATTGAACGACCTGGCGCGTGCCTATTTTATCCAAAATGATTTTAATAGTGCTGCCTTGAAGTTAAGAGAGGCTGCTGAAATGAATGCCAGGTTAAACGGCAGTCATAAAAACAGTGATTACGGCATTACGCTTAAATACAGTGCCGATCTTTTTATGCAAAAAAACGATCTTCCGGCAGCACTACAGCAATATCAGTTGGCTGTTAATAATCTACAATTTGACTTCAATTCACAAAATATTTATATAAACCCTTCCGATTTTAACAGCGTTTTTTATACGGCGGATTTATTGGAAACACTGCTGGCCAAAGCAACCGCATTTAAGTTGCTTTACACGCAAAGCCATCATACAAGAGATCTCGAAGCGGCACTGCAAACCTATCTTTCATTTTATAAGCTAGCCGACCACATTCAGCGATTTTATGAAACTGACGATGCGAGACTGCTGATCAGCGATAAAAAATACACTTCGCACCAGCAGCCCATCGATATCTGCCTGCAGCTATTCAGCCTTACAAAAAATGAAAAGTATATAAAGCTGGCGTTTTTTCTTGATGAGGAAAATAAGGGAAATACACTTTCATTAAACCTGGAAGAAAGCAAATTAAAAGCAGCGGGCAATGTATCTAAGCAATTGCTGCAACAGGAGAGGAATTTAAAGGAACGGATTACACGAGAATTATTAAAAGCATCAGCCCAATCGGACAGTGTAACCCTTGCTAACCTGAAAAACCGTGTAAATGATTATACCATCCAACTGGTAAAAGTGCAGCAAAAAATAAATCAGCAAACAGGGTTAAATAAACTAAAACATCCGGACGAAGCGAATGATATTGAGGCCCTGCAGAAAATAATACCTGGCCGAAGTGCTATTTTATCTTACCACATTGGCAATGCCGATTTGGTATGCTTCGTCATAACATCGGCCGGGCTTCATTTCGTAAGCACACCGTTACCAGCTGGCTTTATATCATTAGTAAACAAAGCTTTTAAACAAGCTCAATATCGCAATGGTAATAATAATAAGGAAATGCGAAACATCGCACAAACACTATACAGGCAGCTAATAAAGCCGGCAGAAGCCCTGCTTGACGGGAAAGAAAATTTGATGATTATTCCTGATGATGAATTAAACTATCTCCCTTTCGAAATTTTGGCAGGCGACTCGGGCGAACTGCTGTTAAAAAAATATACCGTCACCTACAATTACTCCTGTAATGTGTTGTTAAGCGGAAGTAACGCTGGATTAGCTGCCGATGCAACCAGGCTGGGCATAGCTCCATTTAATGACAAGGTGATAACAAATGGGCAAAATGTAAATGAGTGGGTTCAACTATCCGCATCGAAACAGGAAGTGGAGGCGCTTAACGGCGTTTCATTTTACAATAAGCAGGCTACAAAACAAATGTTTTTGAAACAGGCACCTAACTTCAATATCATACACCTGGCAACCCATGCCTACGCAAATGACAAAGATCCGAACCAGTCGTTTATATCTTTTTACCCTTCGCAGCCCGATTCTGCTTTTAGTTATAAATTATACCTGCCCGAAATTTACAACCTAAAACTTGATAAAACCCGGTTAGTGATATTAAGCGCCTGTGAAAGTGGCTCCGGCGAATTGGTGAAAGGAGAGGGGCTGATGAGCATAGCCCGGGCTTTTTCATATTCCGGTTGCAATAATATTATAACTTCCATGTGGAAAGCCGACGATGCTTCAACCGCTTATATTTCCGCCAAATTACATTACTACCTGCAAAAGGGCTATTCTATAGCAGCTGCATTGCAACAAGCCAAGCTAGACTACCTGGGAGATGATACTATTTCAGATGGGAAAAAGCTGACCGGCTATTGGGCCCACCTTCGGCTTACCGGGAGCTTTGAAAAACAAGATGATAAACAATATTTAACAGTTGTGATAAGCGCATTAATTTTACTTGCAGGTGCTTTGATGGTATTAAAAAGCCGGAGTCGCTTTAAGCGACCCCGGCCTAATTAA
- a CDS encoding Crp/Fnr family transcriptional regulator, whose translation MSLSGIFPIDRWNFTTQSILTILSAEDYSALVANQSDFKYLKGDVIFREGAVPSGIFLIRSGRVKKFKIDNLAKEQIIYVANQGELIGYHAVLSEERYPDSAAAIEDSLISFIPKEDFIKVLHQSPAFSHRLLKALSHEFTVLANSISVIAHRSAPERLALALIVFREKFKDEVSDGKEIILNISRTDLANMAGIAHENVIRLLKEFKEEGILETDGRKIRIKDIKQLIKKSNYS comes from the coding sequence ATGAGCTTGTCCGGAATTTTTCCTATCGACCGATGGAATTTTACAACGCAATCAATACTTACAATCCTTTCAGCAGAAGATTATTCAGCCTTAGTTGCTAATCAAAGCGATTTTAAATATTTGAAGGGCGACGTTATTTTCAGGGAGGGAGCTGTTCCGTCCGGTATTTTTTTAATAAGAAGCGGGAGAGTAAAAAAGTTCAAGATTGATAACCTGGCTAAAGAACAGATCATATACGTAGCCAACCAGGGCGAGCTTATTGGTTACCATGCCGTTTTATCAGAAGAAAGATATCCTGATTCGGCAGCAGCGATCGAGGATAGCCTGATCAGTTTTATCCCTAAAGAAGATTTTATAAAAGTGTTACATCAGTCGCCGGCCTTTTCCCATCGGTTGCTGAAAGCTTTAAGCCATGAATTTACGGTTTTAGCAAACAGTATTTCTGTTATAGCCCACAGATCCGCGCCGGAACGGCTTGCCTTAGCGTTGATCGTTTTTCGTGAAAAATTTAAAGATGAGGTATCTGACGGAAAAGAAATAATCTTGAATATCTCCAGAACAGACCTCGCTAACATGGCCGGAATTGCCCATGAAAATGTGATCCGCCTGTTAAAAGAGTTTAAAGAAGAGGGTATCTTGGAAACTGATGGCAGAAAGATCCGGATTAAGGATATAAAGCAGTTGATAAAAAAGTCAAACTATAGTTAA
- a CDS encoding class I SAM-dependent methyltransferase, translating into MKYFNFQLLYDRILKNPQNQRKMPYYTLSPPLFSKDAAFDNLYPEHIRALSPMHWTAVDIAKKAGAFLAVPNARVLDIGSGVGKFCMVAGFHHPETTFYGVEQRKELYNIAEKAKGEINLPNVSFIHGNLTELNYGNYDHFYFYNAFYENIEPDSRIDYSVSTSFELYELYTRFVYEMLDKKPSETRLVTFHCTEGQVPPSYQLINNSYSSVLKMWIKG; encoded by the coding sequence ATGAAGTATTTCAATTTTCAACTGCTTTACGACCGAATTTTAAAAAACCCTCAAAACCAAAGAAAGATGCCCTATTATACTTTAAGCCCCCCGCTTTTCAGCAAGGATGCGGCTTTCGACAATTTATATCCCGAACATATCCGGGCGTTATCACCAATGCATTGGACCGCTGTTGACATCGCCAAAAAAGCCGGTGCGTTTTTGGCCGTTCCAAATGCCAGGGTGCTTGATATCGGCAGCGGTGTTGGAAAGTTTTGTATGGTAGCAGGCTTTCATCACCCCGAAACAACATTCTACGGCGTAGAACAGCGCAAAGAGCTTTATAATATTGCTGAAAAAGCAAAAGGCGAAATCAATTTGCCTAATGTGAGTTTCATTCATGGGAACCTTACAGAATTGAACTATGGAAACTATGATCATTTTTATTTTTATAATGCTTTTTACGAAAACATTGAGCCAGACAGCCGGATAGATTATTCTGTAAGTACTTCGTTCGAATTATATGAGCTATATACCCGGTTTGTGTACGAAATGCTTGATAAAAAGCCGTCTGAAACGAGGCTGGTGACTTTTCATTGCACTGAAGGACAAGTTCCGCCGAGCTATCAATTGATAAACAACTCCTATAGCAGTGTACTGAAAATGTGGATAAAGGGATAG